AGCAGGTACTGGCCCCTATACAGTGGTTTATACAGAAAATGGTGGAGTAAATCGCTCTGCTACAGGTGTAGTGAGTGGTACAGCTTTTGCACCATTTACCAATTCAATCAGTACATCAACAGTTTATACTTTGGTCTCTGTTACAGGATCCAATAATTGTATCCGTAATTCGGGATTTACGAGCGGAACAGCTACCGTAACAGTAAATCCTTTGCCTCAGGGAAGTTTAAGCGCAAATGGACCATTTTGTGATACTGGCTCTCCACAATTACTATTTACAGCTACAGCAGGTACAGGCCCCTATACAGTTGTTTATACAGAAAATGGTGGAGTAAATCGTTCTGCGACAGGTGTAGTGAGCGGTACAGCTTTTGTGCCATTTACCAATTCAGTCAGTACATCAACAATCTATACCTTGGTCTCTGTTACAGGAGCGAATAATTGTGTTCGGAATTCAGGATTTACAGGTGCAGCAGCTACAGTAACAGTAAATCCTTTACCTCAGGGAAGTTTAAGCGCAAATGGACCATTTTGTGATACTGGCTCTCCACAATTACTATTTACAGCTACAGCAGGTACAGGCCCCTATACAGTTGTTTATACAGAAAATGGTGGTGTAAATCGCTCTGCTACAGGCGTAGTGAGTGGAGCAGCCTTTGTGCCATTTACCAATTCAGTCAGTACATCGACAGTTTATACTTTGGTCTCTGTTACAGGATCGAATAATTGTATCCGTAATTCGGGATTTACAGGCGGAACAGCTACGGTAACTGTAAATCCTTTGCCTCAGGGAAGTTTAAGCGCAAATGGACCATTTTGTGATACTGGCTCTCCACAATTACTATTTACAGCTACAGCAGGTACAGGCCCCTATACAGTTATTTACACAGAAAATGGTGGTGTAAATCGCTCTGCTACAGGCGTAGTGAGTGGTACAGCTTTTGTGCCTTTTACCAATTCAATCAGTACATCGACAGTTTATACTTTGGTCTCTGTTACAGGAGCCAATAACTGTGTCCGCAATTCAGGATTTACGAGCGGGACAACTACGGCAACAGTGAACCAAATTCCTGCTCCAAGTTTTACTGTACAGCCGGCATCATCAGTTTGTATAAGCACCAGTGTGACTTATACAACGCAACCGGGGCAGTCAAACTACATTTGGTCGGTTTCAGGAACAGCGGGAATTGACTATGTGATACTTTTAGGTGGAACTACTAATTCAAGTAATACCGTAACCCTGCAATGGAATACAATTGGAAATAAAACAGTAACGGTAAGGTATACTTCAAACGGCTGTTCTGCGGTTTCGGATGCAACCAGTTTAACAACGGTGACAAAAACGGTACCGGGAACTGTTAGTGGAGGATCGCATGTATGCAATGGCAATTCCAGTCCGCTGTTAACATTAGACGGCTATAGCGGTACAATTGTTCGTTGGGAATATGCAGAAGCTCTTCCTTATGTCTGGCAACCAATAAACAATACTAATAATACATATCAACCTGGAATATTAGCGGTAAGTACAAGTTATAGAGCAGTCGTGAAAAATGGAACTTGTGCGGAAGAATTTGCTACAGAAACAAGAATTGAGGTCGATACTAAACCATCAACACCTTTGATCGGAACTGTTGTACAACCAACGTGTATAAATCCTACCGGAAGCATTGTGCTAAATGGCTTAGAGGGTGTGCCAAATTGGACAATAACACAAACAGGAACATCGCCTCAAACTTATACGGGTTCAGGAAATAATTATACGGTACTTAATTTAACACCTGGAAATTACTCTTTTGCTATTTATCAGGTTTCAAGCTGCCCTTCGTCACCAACTATTTCTGTTGAAATTAAAGCACCGGTTACAAATGTCTGGGATGGTACTTCATGGTCAAAAGGAAGCGCGCCAATTGCTACCGATGCTATTGTGTTTAGCGGAAACTATCAGACAATCGGAGATTTGAAAGGCTGTTCTTGTACCGTAAATTCAGGAGTTGAGGTTACTGTTAATTCCAATCATACATTAACAATTGATAATTCGGTTAGCAACAATGGAGGAAAACTGACTTTTGAGAATAATGCAAGTTTGGTACAAGTTAACAATGCTGTAAATACAGGAAATATAATTTACAAGCGAAACACAACACCGGTTAGGCGTTATGATTTTACTTTTTGGTCTTCTCCAATTACCCGTACACCTGCTTTTACATTAAATAATTTGTCTTCAAATACTCTAGCCGATAAATATTATAAATACGATGCAGTAAGCGGCTGGCAGATTAGTTATGGAGGAACAGCTCCAATGATTGCTGGTAATGGCTATATTGTTAGAGCCCCGCAAAATTATGATATAGATATACCAGCTGTTTATAATGCAACATTTACCGGAGTT
The sequence above is drawn from the Flavobacterium sp. N2038 genome and encodes:
- a CDS encoding beta strand repeat-containing protein translates to MFVLFSIPLFAQPPHTFTANGSLEVPAGIVSVSVEAWGAGGAGGGASGALGTTGRSAGGGGGGAYAKGTITVVAGTTLQAIVGKQTIGTAISGTTGESSTILGFETSILALGGSGGTANTTGNQPGGGAGGAAAGSIGNLVRTSGSAGDPGNAVLVAALLASGKGGNSPNGGNGGAAASTLLLASFPGNIGSPPGGGGSGAINCSGAAAQLGGTGAAGQVKVTYVCPTYSISGVATTGVTADNVCATLGTSEVTISTTAASLPIGVYTVTYGRGNPITTSGQASMTVTTAGTGKFTATGLTTVGASRITVTNLKSGVCSSNTNNYINITVFSATVPGAVSGGSTICSGQTSAALSLGGSTGSVTKWQSMANSASVWTDIVNSTTSYTSGALTETTQFRAAVKNGTCDEVFSTPTTVTVNPLPQGSLSVNGPFCDTGSPQLLFTATAGTGPYTVVYTENGGVNRSATGVVSGTAFAPFTNSISTSTVYTLVSVTGSNNCIRNSGFTSGTATVTVNPLPQGSLSANGPFCDTGSPQLLFTATAGTGPYTVVYTENGGVNRSATGVVSGTAFVPFTNSVSTSTIYTLVSVTGANNCVRNSGFTGAAATVTVNPLPQGSLSANGPFCDTGSPQLLFTATAGTGPYTVVYTENGGVNRSATGVVSGAAFVPFTNSVSTSTVYTLVSVTGSNNCIRNSGFTGGTATVTVNPLPQGSLSANGPFCDTGSPQLLFTATAGTGPYTVIYTENGGVNRSATGVVSGTAFVPFTNSISTSTVYTLVSVTGANNCVRNSGFTSGTTTATVNQIPAPSFTVQPASSVCISTSVTYTTQPGQSNYIWSVSGTAGIDYVILLGGTTNSSNTVTLQWNTIGNKTVTVRYTSNGCSAVSDATSLTTVTKTVPGTVSGGSHVCNGNSSPLLTLDGYSGTIVRWEYAEALPYVWQPINNTNNTYQPGILAVSTSYRAVVKNGTCAEEFATETRIEVDTKPSTPLIGTVVQPTCINPTGSIVLNGLEGVPNWTITQTGTSPQTYTGSGNNYTVLNLTPGNYSFAIYQVSSCPSSPTISVEIKAPVTNVWDGTSWSKGSAPIATDAIVFSGNYQTIGDLKGCSCTVNSGVEVTVNSNHTLTIDNSVSNNGGKLTFENNASLVQVNNAVNTGNIIYKRNTTPVRRYDFTFWSSPITRTPAFTLNNLSSNTLADKYYKYDAVSGWQISYGGTAPMIAGNGYIVRAPQNYDIDIPAVYNATFTGVPNNGTVLVPVPVAEKSYLLGNPYPSAIYADQFIVSNTTNLYGTLYFWTHNSPPSKDVLGNAVYNYTTEDYAIYNLTGSTTVGQMHGDGATTPEIRILL